The nucleotide window GCGCGCACGAGGTCGGATGCGCGCCGCACGGCGTATGCACCACGCCCGTGACGAGCGAACGCTCGAAGGTGTTGCGACGCGCGAGGTCGAGGTCGCTGCTCGCGAGCGAGTCCACGACCGTCTCGCTGCTAACGAAACACTTCGCCGCCGCACGAGCGAACCAGGCATCGAAGAACGGATCGGGGCCGTCGATGCGCGTATTGCCCATCCGGTCCGCCGCGTTCACGTGCAACAGTGCCGCGTCGAGTTCGATGGCGGGCATCGCGAGCAGCGTCTCGCCACCGTACGGCGACTCGACCGTGCGCAAATGCGGCGCGTGCTTGAGCAGATCGGTGCCGAGGCCGACTCGCGTGGGCAGAAACGGCAAGCGCGCGGCGGCGGCACGCAGGCCGAGCTGCAACATGCCTTCGTCGAGTTCCCATACATCGATTGCGCCGGTTTCGCGCGCCCGGCGGAAATGCGGCTCGAGCGGAATCACATCGAGCGACACAAAGCCGAACACCACCTTGCGCACTTTGCCCGCCGCGCACAGCAGGCCGACATCCGGGCCGCCGTAGCCGACCACCGTGAGGTCCTTCAGATCCGAGCGCACGATTTCGCGCACCAGCGCCATCGGTTTGCGGCGCGGACCCCAGCCGCCGATGCCGATCGTCATACCGTCGGCGAGTTGCGCGACCACGTCGCGCGCGCTGAGTTGTTTATCGAGTGTTTTCATATCGGCCTAGCGAAATCCCACGCTGAAGTCATGTCCCCACAAGCTCACGCGCGTCGCTTCATAGACGCTGTGCTGCGCCCAGTCGACCGTCAGGCCGCCATAGCCATATTCCATATCGAAGCCGCCCGGCGTCTTCATGTAGAACGAGATCATGTGGTCGTTGCAGTGGCGGCCGAGCGTGGCAGAGAGCTTCACGTCTTGCGCCACGACACGGTCGAGCGCGCGGCCTACTTCATCCATCGAGTCGACTTCGGCCATCACGTGAATGCAGCCGGACGGCACCGCCAGATCCATGATCGCGAGGCTGTGGTGGCGCGCGTTCTTACAGTGCAGGAAGTGGATGCGTTTTTCCGGCTCGGCGGGGTCGTCGGTGAAGCGCACGCGGAAGATGTCGGACAGCTCGAAGCCCAGCACGTTGCGCAGGAACGCATCGGTGGCGTCGAAGTGCGGCGCGGGCAGCACCGCGTGGCCGAGGCCCATTGCGCCGGTCACGAAACCGGGCACGCCGAGCGGCGAAGCGAAGCGGCGGAAATCGGCGCACACGCCCCAGAAAAACTCGTGCCGGTTGC belongs to Paraburkholderia aromaticivorans and includes:
- a CDS encoding CoA transferase subunit A, whose translation is MKTLDKQLSARDVVAQLADGMTIGIGGWGPRRKPMALVREIVRSDLKDLTVVGYGGPDVGLLCAAGKVRKVVFGFVSLDVIPLEPHFRRARETGAIDVWELDEGMLQLGLRAAAARLPFLPTRVGLGTDLLKHAPHLRTVESPYGGETLLAMPAIELDAALLHVNAADRMGNTRIDGPDPFFDAWFARAAAKCFVSSETVVDSLASSDLDLARRNTFERSLVTGVVHTPCGAHPTSCAPAYGWDLPHLKTYCASAEGEAQTAAYLHDTVGTDESGYLQRAGGRSHVAALPLPIL
- a CDS encoding VOC family protein, whose translation is MIDVRALGYVVVQSARVDTWRDYAENVLGMQAQEAASGALYLKMDERDFRYLIVPGDTDRYFASGWELADAAAFDHAIRALESNGVEAVRASADEAALRRVQAMAWCVDPSGNRHEFFWGVCADFRRFASPLGVPGFVTGAMGLGHAVLPAPHFDATDAFLRNVLGFELSDIFRVRFTDDPAEPEKRIHFLHCKNARHHSLAIMDLAVPSGCIHVMAEVDSMDEVGRALDRVVAQDVKLSATLGRHCNDHMISFYMKTPGGFDMEYGYGGLTVDWAQHSVYEATRVSLWGHDFSVGFR